The Denticeps clupeoides chromosome 16, fDenClu1.1, whole genome shotgun sequence DNA segment acacacacacacacacacacacacacacacacacacacacacacacacacacacacacacacacacacacacacacacagtgcttcaTCCTCTCATGTCTTATGCAGATGGTTCCTTTAAGATACGTCTAACTTTTTAAAGTCCAAATTTGCAATGCGTGTCAATTATGTGGACCATAGAGAGACAAACTCACAGTCTTTCCTGGCTCCCAGATGCACATGCCTGGCCATATGCAAGCATGCTACAGCTGAAATGAACAGGTCAGAATGGAGGTTACATTCCCTGTGAGGCAGCTGGCATCACAACTACAGTGTCTGCCTCGCCTCAAATTAGAGTGAGTTTGGTTGGTAAAACCAACTGGGAAAGTTTGTGACATTTAATGCCGTGGATTCTAAAATGCGACAGTTGCAATTTTGCCCAGTTATTTAAAAGCAAGTGAATATGAATGATATAGGCAGGTTTGCTACTGAACTGAAATCATAAAAAGCAATAGTGCTATAATGCATAAATAATGCATGATATTGGTTCTTGTTGATTGTGTGGAGTCAACAAGGTTCATCATGCATAATTTAACTGTCTAATGAATGTGCAAAGTAGATAAAAAGTTTCAGCAGTAATAAAACAGATCATATCAACACACCATTGAGGGTGTCTTCTGGGGGATTTCTGCatgagtaaaaaaacaaaaaaaaaaaacacacttacacattacacatacaAAACACCAATATGcaattcattacacacaaatgACACCAAGCATTCCTACATAACGACTCTTTACAGACTAATCATAAAATAGAAAGTCCATCTTCATGATATTTTGGCTTTGATCTGAATGAACAATTGTTTTCTTTCTACACGATAACTTTAATCCCAGGATGGCCTTATTCAGGAAGGCTGAGAATTTGAAGTTCAACTGTGCAACAGCTGAAATAAAGAGCAAAGTAACGGAATTGCTCAGCAGCACACCAGGCTTATCAGTGACCGGCagctatttatatatatatatattaaaaaaaaaaaaaaaaaacacactactgACCCGACCTAGCAATCATTAACACCTCATTGTGAATAAAAGATAAAGCACGAGTTTCAGCTACTTACAGACTGCTAGCCTGAGCCGATTTGCCTTGGACCCTCTCCTGAAAACATATATCAAGGAAAAAGTTTATCCAGTTGGAGTAATTTTCATTCAGTTTGTTCAAAGCAGAGCCTTAAATCGGAATACAGCAGACAGTTAAAGACCTGTTTCAGCTCTCTGAACTCACACCTACCATCAGCAGGGCAGCCCTTGGGTCCTTGTAGACGAGGATGTCCTCTGCGGACACCCGACTCTGCTTGCTTAAAGCTTCCAGGGAACATGGGTTTCATTAAAGGTGAGACAAGCACTGAGAATATCAAGATGTCCGTCACTGTAACTGTCACTCTGAACGAGTCCGTGTGTTGGACTGTGCAAGCTTACTTGTCTCAGGGTGCAGGAATGAGGGATTTCTGTCAAATTCAGTGAAGCCTGCATAGGAGTTCACTGTCCTCATGTGTCCCTCGACTGGAACCTACAGTTGTCAAAAGgacaaaataatgtaaaattattttttctgaataaaatattaataaaatgtatattacagGTTTCACCCTTGCTTTGACAGACAATAaagtaattacagtaattaagtCATTTCAATCTGCATTATCTGCACTAAAGATAATTCCATTTTACAGCCATTTAAACACTGATAATGTGATTATGACGATAACATTAATCACAAAATGCCAGTTAGTTGTACCCTTGActgccactcacacactcttaATAAAAGACACTGACCATTTCTCTCCTGGTGTTGGGTGGACTCAGCTGCTGACTTCGAGGAGTGTCTCCTTGGGGGAAAGACTGTTGTAGCTCCAAGTTGTCTTTATGGCCTTAATTAGATCAAATTAAAACTATCAGTACCCTTTACAAACATCAAATCCCTGGTGTAAcatataaaagtaaatgtgGCACTTTCAAAGTTCtgaaataaacatgaaacaaacaaaaaaaaaacattacatcaTTGAAGGAACAAAATGAATGCTCAGGTGTTACACAGAACTCTTCCAAAATGAGCTAATCATATGCCAAGGCAGAGTCTCATtccaattttaatttaaattaaattttgtttaaaatgcagctTGTAGGACAGCGTTTTCAACCCTGCACCTGGGACAATGttttctctgcaacattgcTTTCAACTtgccacaatgaaaaaaaatcaacctCATTCCgattgggttaaatgcaaatattgGGGCAGGCAGTCTTCCAGGAGGAAGGTTGAGTAGGCCACAACGTCCATCTACAGACGTTCTTTGAAAGTGCCACCACGCAACAAACCATCACCGTGGACACCCATTCACCAGTTATCAAACAAGACAGTGTTAGTCAAGAAGaatatcattttaaacaagttccatattgttaataaaaaagtaaatcaggggtggaagtagcctagtgggcaacagacttgcctatgaaccagaagacccaggttcaaatcccacttacaaccattgtgtccctgagcaagacacttaaccctaagttgctccgggggggaggactgtccctgtaactactgattgtaagtcgctctggataagggtgtctgataaatgctgtaaatgtaaatcagctatacattacacacacattataaaacCCATTATGCTAATACTGTAACATACTACTGTATAAAAGGGAATGTAAACTCAACTGTCAGATCTAAGAGTAAACTgaaagtacattttaatatgGGTTGATATTAAGCTTACACTTTACACTGTACTttggtaaaataataatataccTAAAGCATATAAATAAGCACTGGATAATGGTTATTGTAACTGCATAATTGAGCAGCATCCCAACACACAAAACcccaaaggaaagaaaaaaaaaaaaaagaaagaattttgTCATCAGAGCAACTTCAACAATAAAAGACCCATGCAGACCTGCAACCCTGTTCAGAGAACTCAAACTCaaacctctgcctgtgtgtCTCAGCTTGTGCAGCGCTCCTTTTACATTCTGCCTATGCTTTGGGGGATCTGGCTGGGCGGAGGGGTCCTCCATTGGTCTCTCTCTTGCCTGCCGACAGCAGGAACTCCCAGGGTTCACAGCAGGTGCCAGCTCGCAGCCCGGCAGCGGGCTGTGTCTGTGGGGGCAGTCGCCCGCCAGGGCATCCGCCGGGGCCAACTTAGTGGGCTCTTCATCCCTACCCTGCCTATCTGCATGTTCATCAGCCTCGGTTCTACCCTCATCATCACAAAATGCGTGATTAACGTAGCCCTCTTTATCTCTGCTTGGAGGCATGGAAACCGGACGGGCTGTGTCTGATGTCCTGGATACTATGATGATAGTAGGATAGATACACTTTCCGTTATTCTCCTCATGTTCACCTTCATCTGACTCAGACTTACCAACAAAGGCCCCAAACTCTACCGCAGGGCTCTCAGGCAGGGTTTCTTGTTCTTCAGCATGGAACACCCTTTGGGGACTCGAGCCACTCGGCTGGGAGGGGGTACTAACAAAAAATCTGGCGGACTGGGAGGGGACGTCAGACAGGTCGCGGGGAGAGTCTGGAAACTTTGTGTAGTCCAGCGGACTGATGGGCTCTCCCAGCAAGTAAGTGTGAGGATCGGGTGGAGACGAAGCGCTGTGGGTTAAGGCACTACCCGAGGGACCCGCCTCTGGGATGTTGAGCGCCGCTCTCCGCTCCCGGCTTGGCGCCAGGTCTAGATTCATCCGGCGCAGGCTCAAGGCATTTTTGGCTCCGCTGCCGAAGAGCGAGTCTGCAATGTTCCCACCTCCAACGCTGGAGGGGAAGAAGGCTCCCACACTACGTTTAACAAGTGCAGAGGACTTGGACTGCAGAGCCACGTCCCCTGTGTTGGGCACCAGGTTTTTGGAGATGCTGAGCTCCCGCGTAATCTCGTTATGGACCTTGCTGGCCTCGGATGCTCGCTGAGCGGTCAGCTCTTTCAGAGTATCTACAGTCAGAGCCGAGAGATCCTGCAGGTGGCCGATCTGGGAATCCAGCGTGTGAAGCGAGCGCTTGATGAAATTCACCCTATTGCCCACTTCCTTTAGCTGGATGCACATGGATtcaatcctaaaaaaaaaaaaaaaaaaaggtataatATTTGAATGCAATCTtatctttacattttattttcacagtATACATTCTTTCAGCCTGGACATTGAATACTCTGAGGGTGTTCCACTGTTACCTGGTTGAAGTAACCCTGATTCTCTCATCACTcccagagtgaaatttgtcgtcCTTCTCATGAAAGTATGTTTCAACACACTGTTCCTCAAAGTCATGCAGTTTCTTTTGGTCTTCTTCAGTCAGAAACAGCTCTGGATGTGAAATGAAAGGTATTTTAGATAACAATCTTTACTTCTTTGTTTAAAGTTCATTCCAGGGTTTTTGACCTTAAGATCATGAGTAGTTTATTCAGACAACGTGCATTGTCCAGTAAGGACAAAGACTATCACTGATAAAATCAAAAAGAGACAAAAGGTGAAAGAGACAGAAGGCTAGGGCTTCTGTAAATTTAAAATAGTGTGTTGAACAGAAACATACATCTTATTACAATCaattactaaaataataataataataataataaagacttTCACTAGATCTTTACAAAATTTGAAGTTGAAATGACTGCGGTTCAGTATTTACATCAAAAGTTCCCACATTTTGTGGTTCAGGATAAAAGACTAAAGGTTAACAAACAGCACTGTGGTCACTCATACTTGGCCCATAAGTTGAGctgtccttcttcctcttcctacAAATACAGGATAAGAGAGACACCAAATGACTGAATAAGATGAGTGGTGGTGGCAGGACTGGCTTCTCGTGATACACCATGATAAAGTGGTACCGCTGGTATTTCCACACCAGGTTTGAAATGGATTGAACTTGGAGAAAAACATTGCTGCAAATAGAAAACatgcagtaaataaaatgcCCCACATGTTGACAAGGTTAAGGTTCATTTGTTCAACGTTAAGTGAAACATGGAAAGAAACAATGGCTTACTTGAAGAAGGCAATAAGAAGATTGACCATGAGGATGTACTGAACAAAGAGGTAGACTGCTTGCAAAAGAGGAGTCAACCAGACTCCTGGTTGACAAAGATGTTGCACATTTGGATCACTGTTATTTGCAcagactgggaaaaaaaaaaaaaaaaaaggtcaaatatacatttacaacaacaaaaaatatatttttttacactcatACATGGGCACTTACCATCAATTTCATATGCATACACTTCACCATACATCATCCAGTATGGCTGAAAAACCACATCTTTAGCAAGTGTCCAGGAGGGTTCTTCATTTGGATACAGAATTGCTTTCCTGGGTACACCAAAGCTAAGCAGCACGACCGCCATGATCACAACAATGTAGAACATGTTGGCCACCTGCCGGAAGAGTCATTACATGAATAAGACGATTACTACAGCACAGTTCACAATTCACAATCACTCATGTGGTGAGGTAGTAATTCACCATCACTCACGTGCACACACATTAACTAGACCTCAAACAGCATAATGATGGAAGAAATTTATACAGACTAATGTCCAATtgcaacaagcaaaaaaaaaagtagactTACCATTTTACCAATCATCATGACGTATGGTCCAGCCTGCTGGTTAACAGCCAAGGTATCCAGGAGTCGCACATACCAAAATATGATATTCAAGCAATACATAGTGCGTCCAGCCAGGAAGATATCACCAGTTCCAAACCTCAGTCCAAATCCCACAAAAAAACTGACAATTGCAAAGAAGTCAGAGATGTTGAAGTAGTCACTGAACCAGACTTTGATCTTTTGACCAATCTTTCCAGCTTCAGACATGAACATCTGAAGAAGAACACACAATAACAtgtaatgttatattttataatattacaCAGAATGCacttggaaaataaataaataaataaataaataaacaaacaaacggTTTAGGCTGGCAGTCAGTGCATGATTTACCTCGCGAACTTTCTCAATTGCAGCAGTAAAGATATACACAATAACCACCCACTCCTGTGTCGATGGGAAAGATGGCATTTTCACCAGAACCACATATGAGTAGAGCATCAGAAATCCCAGATAAGACAtctaaagagagagagaaacataaaaaaagaacataataatataaggatttttattattacagaaTCAGTTTTAATAAATTGGCATCccaaacttatttatttatttaaataaaacaccctTTTATCATGCTATAAGGACCAGCACTGATTTTTCtgacaaaaaacagaaaaatctgAACAACTTCCTTGTTCCCATGCCACCAGCCTTTTTCTCAAAAGGTACAGGTCTGCACTCTTACTCTCTCGCACACAAACAAAGACACAGGATTTCAGATTAACTACAAGCAGGTGGGAATTCAAGTCAATTATGGAACTCAGTGATGCTATCAGCTCTCAGGGCTGTGAAACAGCACCACCTCAGCTGATTCTGGTCAGTGAAAAACAGGTCAGTGAAGCACTTGGAAATCAGCCTGAGGCAAAGAACAGATCAGATATCTTTCTAGAGCATCCTGTTCTTTCCCATGCCACCAGCCTGTTTCTCAAACACAAGCAAAACTCAAGAATTGCGTACCGTGTTAAACCAAAATTTCACAATGGGAGCATGGTAGAATGCATAGAATTTCGTAGTGATTGGCAACCTCCTTGAGCGCACATGGACCTCAGTCTCATTCTTCCCCTCTATGTTGTCACTCATATGGACCTCCTTGAAGACATCctgaagacaaaataaaatcaaaatggaTCTCAGAAACAATCTGCAAAGAGTTTTTTCCACTAATACTTCTCTTTGCAtctttttcagttatttttttattttatttttttgacattcATATTAATagaatttagcagacacccttaaccagagcgacttatagggacagtcccttgGAGActaggttaagtgtcttactcagggacacaatggtagtaagctgaTTTTGAACCAGTTTCTTTCCAACCCCAACCAAAAATGAcagtttttggggaaaaaaaaattaaacagctGAATCAGGTATGGATGATAAGAGGTGCAACAAAAACTGTGGAGGAAAGCTGATCTCTCTGTGTCTCAAGAAAGCTGACCTAAGACATGCCACTGAACCATGGCGTACCATCTGAATGTCGTCCGTGGGAATCTGGAGGTTATGGTCACTGTCCTCCATGGTCATCTGATGCGCATCCTGGGACTGGGGGATGTGTGACATTTCTGCCTTTGTTTTATACTCAAGCATAAAAATGGCTGGAGGGACCAAGATGCTCAGAATGACCTGAAGCACAGAAGTATATAATTGGTAAGCCAGATGTGTACATGTGGAACGATTGATACTGGTATACAAAAGGTTTAgctaaaaaagaaatgatatcAAATTTATGTATGGCTTTGCAGGCAGGAGAcaattaaaacaatatgaaaGTTGGAAGCAAATGTACTGATTGATGAAGCATGGAGAGAACCCTTCAGGGTCCGTGTAAGAGCTGGGGTCTGTTATCAGTGTAAACACTTCAAACAGGCCTATAATATTAACTATTTTTATTGATGTATAGTTCTTGCCTTATCAGTGTCCAGTTTTAACAATCTGTTAGTTTTGTTATTAGACCAAGCTAAATGTTGTTTAGAGATAGGAAAGGACCGTGGGGAGTTTTAAAGGTTTAGTGGGTGCTGGGGAAGGGTGGAGCTGGGAATTTAGAAgatacaaaaaagaaacaggtgTTGAAGATGAATTGAGCTTTACAGCGGGCGTCTTAGAGTCTGAGCAGATTATCTGAAGATAATGTTTTGGAATAGCACAGAAAATAGCACAGTTCTGGTTGAAGCTCCTAGTTCAAATTCAaactcaaattttatttgtcacatacacagtcatacacggtatgatatgctgTGAATGCTAGTTTGATGTACAGCAAGAGAAGGATAAAACAAATCATGGTAATGGAGAATGTTACCTCAGCTCTGCAGTTAAGAGAAGAAaattttattaagaaaatacatttcttaaGGTCTCTGATATAGTTGCCAATTTCAAATCACTGTTGCATTGTATTTGTATCTTATTTGTGTAATATGCTGTATATGACTAGTATAATGTTATGCATATATATCTCCTGTTCTGATATGTTGTggggaaaatgaaaataaagactttttaaaaaaaatgttagaagAAGCACCTTGTACCAGGAGTTCTTGCGCATGTTGAGGCGACCCATCCACATGTCAGAGAGCagcatctgtgtgcatgtgtgagccACAAACCCCCGCAGGCGTGAGGAGACAGCCAGCTTCAGGCAGGTGGAATTGCTCCAGTTCTTCAGTTCATAGGTCAGTAGCTTCATGGCCATGGTTTCATCTTGCCTGAAAGACTGTTCTAGTAGGTCCACAGCAAGTTGGCCAAACTCACtattaacaaaacaaagaaaacaataaaacatttcactcAACAGAAATTTCACTTAATTCTAGTGTCTAACCAGGTACATACAGCCAGAGAGATAATGGATCCTGATCATATAAATGGTTTAATTCAAACAGTTTAAGATTGTTATACATGAGCAACTTTGATCAATTCAGATTCTTCTGTCTCACTCACCTGGAATACTGCTTCAGCTCCTCTGATGTATCATCAATCACGTCACTTCTTTTGGCTTCATAGCCCATTGAGCGGCACAGCTTGCAGGCCACCAGAGCCTTGGCCATGGACTCCTCGCCATGCTGCCAGAAGAAGAGGGACATGTTCTGCCTCTTCATCAGCACCGCCCACACCAGGAGCTCATTGAAAGGATAAGGGAAGCGCCGTGTCTCTGGGTCGTCAATGTCCACAATCTCCTCCCTGCTCTTCTTCTTAGATTGATCAGTTGAGGATTCCAGCTGAGATACAGGTAATAAACAGAGAATTTGTTGTCTGTTTAGCACAGCAGAATGAACAATGATTTCTGTAAGGCTCTCGACTGCAACAGACCTTGGGTTTGTAAGGCTGTGCGGTCTTGATGAAATGATTGTGTCTTGTTTTCTCCTTCTTGTCTGCCTGGATGCTGAACGTTTCATGGTTTTTGCGTAGGTTAGAGCCACTTGAAGCCTGCCGGCCAGACCTCTGTTACAGTAACAATTGAATCATCATCTTTGAATTAACTTTTATAACACTAGTcctcatattttatcattttcctAACAGTGATATGTCGAAACATGGACTGGGacttaagataaaaaaataaaagaaaaaaaaagtacaataaattcaacaaatattTACCCGATTGTTACCATGGAGATTATTGTAAATGACCCTGAAGCGTTTCCTTGTGTAGTTACATCTGTAAGTTCCACCCATGAGGTACTCAATGACAAGGCCCACATCAATTAGTGTGATCTTGTAATTTGGTGGCAAATTACCCTTTGAGTggtagaaaaacagaaaactgcttcagcaaaaactaaaacacaaaataattatgcatttattcaaagtatttatatatacgtatatgtatatatacatattttaccTGTTTCACATCTCTTACTAGGTGAAAGAGTGTTGGGTTTGTTGGGGGGTGTTTCTAGAGgggtaaataaaaatatatgtgagCATATAAATCAAACCATTCATGTCAAATAAATTATCTACCAATacaattttattcaataataattcAGCATACATTATGACAGAACATGCAATATTGAGAAAATGTAACACAGAAATGAATGAGTCCTACTTGATGCCATAAGAAATAATCCCTGTAGGAAAAGACGGGGAATTAACTCTTACCGTGTTGTAGAGCTCCTCAAGCCGACTGATTGTGAGAAACCGGTGCATACTGACACCATTCTCAATAAGCAGCTTGACAAAATCGACGCGATCCATTACAAGGGCGTCCAACATGGCCTGCTCCAAGGAGCCCACCTTCAAAACAAGCACAAACCTTCACATCTCTGCCATGCTATGAAACGCTGAAAATTACATTCAACTGATAATTACAGACATTATTATTCAGCCAAATAACTATATTTTATTGAAACTTGGCAAATCTTGTTCTGAAGCAAGaggattttattaattcatttagaTTTAATTAATCTTTAAAGTCTCACCATTAACTGTTGgccatacacaaacacatgatttTTGGCTATGTCAACCCTGTCCCAGGCGAGAGTCAGGACGAGCTGGTCAAACGCAGATGCATTTGTGCCTGTAACGAAAAGACAAGAACAGTCTAACAAAGTCTATCCAAACTGAGCAGCTGAGATATCACAATACTTCAAAGTTTTACATGTATGACATGCTAAatgggggtgaaaaaaaaaaaaaaaaacgttcagaAGATATATTTTATGACATGGTGAGTGCTTTACAGCATGGTGAGTGCTTTACAGTTCTTTGCAAGGAGCTTGCAACACTGTTCGTCGATGCAACATCATTGTTAACAAGGGAACAGAAAAGTGAA contains these protein-coding regions:
- the trpm7 gene encoding transient receptor potential cation channel subfamily M member 7 isoform X6, whose translation is MCLFLQSHKSWIENTFTKRECVYILPVSKDPHRCLPGCQICQQLVRCCCGRLVRQHAGFTASLAMKYSDVKLGENEMPELEEWSVEKHTEETPTDAYGVVNFQGGSHSYRAKYVRLSYDSKPEVILRLMLKEWQMDLPKIVISVHGGIQNFDMHPRIKQVIGKGLIKAASTTGAWILTGGVNTGVAKHVGDALKEHSSRSSRKICTIGIAPWGVIENRNDLIGRDVVAPYQTLLNPLSKLNVLNSLHSHFILVDDGTVGKYGAEVRLRRELEKHINLQRIHARIGQGVPVVALIFEGGPNVILTVLEYLQESPPVPVVVCEGTGRAADILAYVHKQTEEGGRLPDGVELDIIATIKKTFNFSQNDAVHLFQTLMECMKSKELITVFHIGSEDNQDIDVAILRALLKGTNASAFDQLVLTLAWDRVDIAKNHVFVYGQQLMVGSLEQAMLDALVMDRVDFVKLLIENGVSMHRFLTISRLEELYNTKHPPTNPTLFHLVRDVKQGNLPPNYKITLIDVGLVIEYLMGGTYRCNYTRKRFRVIYNNLHGNNRRSGRQASSGSNLRKNHETFSIQADKKEKTRHNHFIKTAQPYKPKLESSTDQSKKKSREEIVDIDDPETRRFPYPFNELLVWAVLMKRQNMSLFFWQHGEESMAKALVACKLCRSMGYEAKRSDVIDDTSEELKQYSSEFGQLAVDLLEQSFRQDETMAMKLLTYELKNWSNSTCLKLAVSSRLRGFVAHTCTQMLLSDMWMGRLNMRKNSWYKVILSILVPPAIFMLEYKTKAEMSHIPQSQDAHQMTMEDSDHNLQIPTDDIQMDVFKEVHMSDNIEGKNETEVHVRSRRLPITTKFYAFYHAPIVKFWFNTMSYLGFLMLYSYVVLVKMPSFPSTQEWVVIVYIFTAAIEKVREMFMSEAGKIGQKIKVWFSDYFNISDFFAIVSFFVGFGLRFGTGDIFLAGRTMYCLNIIFWYVRLLDTLAVNQQAGPYVMMIGKMVANMFYIVVIMAVVLLSFGVPRKAILYPNEEPSWTLAKDVVFQPYWMMYGEVYAYEIDVCANNSDPNVQHLCQPGVWLTPLLQAVYLFVQYILMVNLLIAFFNNVFLQVQSISNLVWKYQRYHFIMVYHEKPVLPPPLILFSHLVSLLSCICRKRKKDSSTYGPKLFLTEEDQKKLHDFEEQCVETYFHEKDDKFHSGSDERIRVTSTRIESMCIQLKEVGNRVNFIKRSLHTLDSQIGHLQDLSALTVDTLKELTAQRASEASKVHNEITRELSISKNLVPNTGDVALQSKSSALVKRSVGAFFPSSVGGGNIADSLFGSGAKNALSLRRMNLDLAPSRERRAALNIPEAGPSGSALTHSASSPPDPHTYLLGEPISPLDYTKFPDSPRDLSDVPSQSARFFVSTPSQPSGSSPQRVFHAEEQETLPESPAVEFGAFVGHKDNLELQQSFPQGDTPRSQQLSPPNTRREMVPVEGHMRTVNSYAGFTEFDRNPSFLHPETTLSKQSRVSAEDILVYKDPRAALLMERVQGKSAQASSLNPPEDTLNAIGSPFKPIESFQYSGEPVTVYRLEESSPNSINNSMSSWAQRGLCAKIEFLSKEEMGGGLRRALKVLCTWSEYDILKPGHLYIVKSFLPEVVNTWQSIYKEDTVLHLCLREIQQQRAAQKLTFAFNQIRPKSIPYSPRFLEVFLLYCHSAGQWFAIEECITGEFRKFNNNNGDEIVPTNLLEETMLAFSHWTYEYTRGELLVLDLQGVGEILTDPSVIKSGEKGSYDMIFGPANLGDDAIRNFRAKHHCNSCCRKLKLPDLKRNDYTPDKVTLSPDDPSEGSSQPGSKAQQHSMRLMP
- the trpm7 gene encoding transient receptor potential cation channel subfamily M member 7 isoform X4; its protein translation is MCLFLQSHKSWIENTFTKRECVYILPVSKDPHRCLPGCQICQQLVRCCCGRLVRQHAGFTASLAMKYSDVKLGENEMPELEEWSVEKHTEETPTDAYGVVNFQGGSHSYRAKYVRLSYDSKPEVILRLMLKEWQMDLPKIVISVHGGIQNFDMHPRIKQVIGKGLIKAASTTGAWILTGGVNTGVAKHVGDALKEHSSRSSRKICTIGIAPWGVIENRNDLIGRDVVAPYQTLLNPLSKLNVLNSLHSHFILVDDGTVGKYGAEVRLRRELEKHINLQRIHARIGQGVPVVALIFEGGPNVILTVLEYLQESPPVPVVVCEGTGRAADILAYVHKQTEEGGRLPDGVELDIIATIKKTFNFSQNDAVHLFQTLMECMKSKELITVFHIGSEDNQDIDVAILRALLKGTNASAFDQLVLTLAWDRVDIAKNHVFVYGQQLMVGSLEQAMLDALVMDRVDFVKLLIENGVSMHRFLTISRLEELYNTKHPPTNPTLFHLVRDVKQGNLPPNYKITLIDVGLVIEYLMGGTYRCNYTRKRFRVIYNNLHGNNRRSGRQASSGSNLRKNHETFSIQADKKEKTRHNHFIKTAQPYKPKLESSTDQSKKKSREEIVDIDDPETRRFPYPFNELLVWAVLMKRQNMSLFFWQHGEESMAKALVACKLCRSMGYEAKRSDVIDDTSEELKQYSSEFGQLAVDLLEQSFRQDETMAMKLLTYELKNWSNSTCLKLAVSSRLRGFVAHTCTQMLLSDMWMGRLNMRKNSWYKVILSILVPPAIFMLEYKTKAEMSHIPQSQDAHQMTMEDSDHNLQIPTDDIQMDVFKEVHMSDNIEGKNETEVHVRSRRLPITTKFYAFYHAPIVKFWFNTMSYLGFLMLYSYVVLVKMPSFPSTQEWVVIVYIFTAAIEKVREMFMSEAGKIGQKIKVWFSDYFNISDFFAIVSFFVGFGLRFGTGDIFLAGRTMYCLNIIFWYVRLLDTLAVNQQAGPYVMMIGKMVANMFYIVVIMAVVLLSFGVPRKAILYPNEEPSWTLAKDVVFQPYWMMYGEVYAYEIDVCANNSDPNVQHLCQPGVWLTPLLQAVYLFVQYILMVNLLIAFFNNVFLQVQSISNLVWKYQRYHFIMVYHEKPVLPPPLILFSHLVSLLSCICRKRKKDSSTYGPKLFLTEEDQKKLHDFEEQCVETYFHEKDDKFHSGSDERIRVTSTRIESMCIQLKEVGNRVNFIKRSLHTLDSQIGHLQDLSALTVDTLKELTAQRASEASKVHNEITRELSISKNLVPNTGDVALQSKSSALVKRSVGAFFPSSVGGGNIADSLFGSGAKNALSLRRMNLDLAPSRERRAALNIPEAGPSGSALTHSASSPPDPHTYLLGEPISPLDYTKFPDSPRDLSDVPSQSARFFVSTPSQPSGSSPQRVFHAEEQETLPESPAVEFGAFVGHKDNLELQQSFPQGDTPRSQQLSPPNTRREMVPVEGHMRTVNSYAGFTEFDRNPSFLHPETTLSKQSRVSAEDILVYKDPRAALLMERVQGKSAQASSLNPPEDTLNAIGSPFKPIESFQYSAVERNNLMRLSQSIPFTPVPPRGEPVTVYRLEESSPNSINNSMSSWAQRGLCAKIEFLSKEEMGGGLRRALKVLCTWSEYDILKPGHLYIVKSFLPEVVNTWQSIYKEDTVLHLCLREIQQQRAAQKLTFAFNQIRPKSIPYSPRFLEVFLLYCHSAGQWFAIEECITGEFRKFNNNNGDEIVPTNLLEETMLAFSHWTYEYTRGELLVLDLQGVGEILTDPSVIKSGEKGSYDMIFGPANLGDDAIRNFRAKHHCNSCCRKLKLPDLKRNDYTPDKVTLSPDDPSEGSSQPGSKAQQHSMRLMP